One stretch of Pyrenophora tritici-repentis strain M4 chromosome 4, whole genome shotgun sequence DNA includes these proteins:
- a CDS encoding CSE1, CAS-CSE protein involved in chromosome segregation, with amino-acid sequence MATDIATLSGLLNASLDPRQNKQAEAAIAQEQIKPGFSLTLLQIVASDANPPNTRLAAALYFKNFVKRNWVDEDGNYKLPQDEVVAIKRELIGLMVSVPANLQAQLGEAISAIADSDFWERWDTLVDDLISRLTPDNIVVNNGVLQVAHSIFKRWRPLFRSDDLFTEINHVLSKFGTPFLQLLENTDTLITNSQGDPERLKGAFTTLDLLLKLFYDLSCQDLPPVFEDHISVISGLLHKYLVFDNAALRTDDDTESGPQEYVRAGIFEALMLYIQKYEDVFGSQLGQFIETTWGFLMSVGLETKYDILVSKALQFLTAVASTQHAEAFNNQDVLVQVIEKVILPNLTLRESDVELFEDEPIEFIRRDLEGSDNDTRRRAATNFLRQLMSRFESLVTATSKRYIDAYLENYAKDAANNWKSKDTAVYLFTAIAAKGTATAGQGVMSVNENVNILDFFQQHIAADLQAQGASPILKVDAIKFLYVFRSQLSPDLWRAAFPLLVNQLGDDNYVIHTYAAIAVERALFMTDSNRQPIIPRGDVVNSSKDLLAHLFKLITKNSAPEKIQENEFLMKCVMRVLIFVRDGILPICETVLQNFINIVKVIRHNPSNPRFQYYLFEGIGALVRFGAPKHPQFFEEKLYEPFAACLLAQVEEFSPYIFQLFSALLEANPSGELSEYYRSLFTIIIQGAVWEQRGNVPALARLLSAMVARDAQHIVAQTQLEPILGIFQKLVTSKAHETYSFELIESVVSNIPADALQPYFVTILQLMLTRLSNMKTENFQQRFISFYHFVSARLDKGLGTDFFISVTDQIQHDIFKPIYLTVILPDTQKLARPVDRKTAVVSFTKTLGDSQAFVDRYPKGWTLTTQRLIELLVNPPVPTAADDIIPDADVDELGFGVGFTQLNTCKKAPRDPFPEIGDVKQWVGQYLKDADTRHSGRIVKIVQERLDDTSKQALAGYLS; translated from the exons ATGGCCACCGATATCGCTACCCTCTCCGGCCTGCTCAACGCTAGTCTGGACCCGCGCCAGAACAAGCAGG CCGAGGCAGCCATTGCTCAGGAGCAGATCAAGCCAGGCTTCTCTCTCACCCTCCTTCAGATTGTAGCCTCGGACGCCAATCCCCCCAACACACGACTGGCCGCCGCGCTGTACTTCAAGAACTTTGTAAAGCGGAATTGGGTCGACGAAGATGGCAACTACAAGCTACCACAGGATGAGGTTGTGGCAATCAAGAGAGAGCTGATAGGCCTCATGGTCTCGGTCCCTGCAAACCTACAGGCGCAACTCGGCGAGGCCATTAGCGCCATTGCCGACAGCGACTTCTGGGAGCGATGGGATACCTTGGTCGACGACCTCATCTCGCGCCTCACACCAGACAACATAGTAGTAAACAATGGTGTACTGCAGGTCGCACATTCCATCTTCAAGCGGTGGCGGCCACTGTTCCGGTCCGACGACCTCTTCACTGAGATCAACCACGTCCTGTCCAAGTTCGGCACTCCCTTCCTCCAATTGCTCGAAAACACCGACACCCTCATTACAAACTCGCAGGGCGACCCCGAAAGACTCAAGGGCGCCTTCACCACCCTAGACTTGCTTCTCAAGCTATTCTACGATCTTTCCTGCCAGGATCTACCGCCCGTCTTTGAAGACCACATTAGCGTCATCTCAGGCCTCCTCCACAAATACCTCGTATTCGACAACGCCGCACTGCGTACCGACGACGACACCGAGTCAGGCCCACAAGAATATGTGCGCGCTGGCATCTTCGAGGCGCTTATGCTGTACATACAGAAGTATGAGGACGTTTTTGGCTCACAACTTGGTCAGTTTATTGAAACCACATGGGGCTTCCTCATGTCGGTTGGACTGGAGACAAAGTACGACATCCTAGTCAGCAAGGCCCTACAGTTCCTCACAGCTGTCGCCTCCACACAGCATGCCGAAGCTTTCAACAACCAAGACGTATTGGTACAGGTCATTGAAAAGGTCATCCTGCCGAACCTGACATTGCGCGAATCTGACGTGGAGCTATTCGAGGACGAGCCTATTGAGTTTATCCGCCGAGATCTAGAGGGATCCGACAATGACACCCGCCGACGCGCGGCTACAAACTTCCTGCGTCAACTCATGTCTCGTTTCGAATCACTCGTCACAGCCACATCAAAGAGATACATCGACGCCTACCTCGAGAACTATGCCAAGGATGCAGCCAACAACTGGAAGTCAAAAGACACTGCAGTCTACCTCTTCACTGCCATCGCCGCAAAGGGAACTGCCACTGCTGGTCAAGGTGTCATGAGTGTAAACGAGAATGTCAACATCCTGGATTTCTTCCAGCAACACATTGCAGCTGACCTGCAGGCTCAAGGCGCATCGCCAATCCTTAAGGTCGATGCCATCAAGTTTCTCTACGTCTTCCGCAGCCAACTATCACCAGACCTTTGGCGGGCAGCGTTCCCTCTGCTCGTTAACCAGCTCGGAGACGACAACTACGTCATCCACACTTACGCCGCCATCGCTGTCGAGCGTGCTCTATTTATGACGGACAGCAACCGACAACCTATCATTCCCAGGGGTGATGTTGTCAATTCATCCAAAGACCTCCTGGCGCATCTGTTCAAGCTCATCACCAAGAACTCCGCCCCAGAAAAGATCCAAGAGAACGAGTTCTTGATGAAGTGTGTCATGCGTGTGCTGATCTTCGTCCGCGACGGTATCCTACCGATATGCGAGACTGTGCTGCAAAACTTCATCAACATCGTCAAGGTCATCAGACACAACCCTAGCAACCCCAGGTTCCAGTACTACTTGTTCGAGGGCATTGGCGCTCTCGTCCGATTCGGTGCGCCCAAACACCCTCAGTTCTTTGAGGAGAAGCTGTATGAGCCATTTGCGGCATGCTTGCTAGCCCAGGTTGAGGAGTTCTCTCCATACATATTCCAACTCTTCTCAGCACTGCTAGAAGCAAACCCCTCCGGAGAGCTGAGTGAGTACTACAGGAGTCTGTTCACCATCATCATTCAAGGTGCGGTCTGGGAGCAGCGTGGTAACGTACCTGCATTGGCCCGTCTGCTGAGTGCAATGGTCGCTCGTGACGCACAGCACATTGTCGCACAGACGCAGCTGGAGCCCATTCTCGGTATCTTCCAGAAGCTGGTCACTAGCAAGGCCCATGAAACATACTCGTTCGAACTCATCGAATCTGTCGTGTCAAACATTCCCGCTGATGCGCTACAACCGTACTTTGTCACAATTCTTCAGTTGATGCTTACGAGGCTGTCCAACATGAAGACGGAGAATTTCCAGCAGCGGTTCATTTCCTTCTACCATTTTGTCTCTGCACGACTGGACAAGGGACTGGGTACGGACTTCTTCATTAGCGTCACGGACCAAATCCAGCACGA CATTTTCAAACCAATCTACTTGACCGTTATCCTACCCGACACGCAGAAACTTGCTCGCCCCGTTGACCGAAAGACGGCGGTAGTGTCCTTTACTAAGACACTTGGCGATTCACAAGCGTTCGTCGATCGATACCCCAAGGGCTGGACGCTCACGACGCAACGGTTGATTGAGCTACTCGTCAACCCACCGGTGCCGACTGCAGCAGATGACATCATTCCCGACGCGGATGTGGATGAGCTTGGCTTTGGCGTTGGCTTTACACAGCTCAACACTTGCAAGAAGGCGCCTCGCGATCCGTTCCCAGAAATTGGAGATGTGAAGCAGTGGGTTGGACAATATCTGAAGGATGCAGACACGCGGCACAGTGGTCGCATCGTCAAGATTGTGCAGGAGCGCCTTGACGACACATCTAAGCAGGCTTTGGCGGGATACCTAAGCTAA
- a CDS encoding MtlD, Mannitol-1-phosphate-altronate dehydrogenase, with protein sequence MPPQVARNLLRAARARAVFQSTRPAHRRPAAISCRFQSTEAVRQTPSDVYQAPPRGFVPRKEEKFVPTQSRKAAPAATLKLNSKNLSSLQNVSVPTYKRHGVKQGIVHVGVGGFHRAHLAAYVDTLLEQFNVQDWSICGVDLQPFAAPMRDALKPQDNLYTMIERAADGTSARVIGSITDYLFAPDSAEAVIAKMAHPDTHIVSMTVTESGYYMNENTHELQIDHPDVAADLAGEQPARTVFGYLYAAMARRHAAGLRPFTVLSCDNMQKNGDISRNMLVSFARHAGNNEVADWIASNGAFPNSMVDRITPRTNDEDKVSLAKNFGVEDAWPVVTEPFHQWVLEDKFVDGRPPFEKAGVQIVPDVHQVEEYEMIKLRLLNGSHSAMGYAGQLAGFTYIHEVISHPVYRQFVINMMQQEVKPLLPQIPGVSVDDYCNTLLGRFSNPTLKDELPRICLGGSGKIPQFIMPSIAEQIIAGGPLRRLTLVAAAWFRYNKGIDDAGNAFKVDDPMVEELQAKAAEGPIAQLQIKNLFGDDLRQDKRFVQELKTALEGLEREGALAMIEKYA encoded by the coding sequence ATGCCTCCTCAAGTCGCCAGGAACCTCCTCCGCGCCGCTCGCGCTCGAGCTGTCTTCCAGTCGACACGGCCAGCCCATCGTCGCCCTGCTGCCATCAGCTGCAGGTTCCAGAGCACAGAGGCTGTCCGCCAGACACCCTCAGACGTCTACCAAGCACCACCCAGGGGCTTTGTTCCCCGAAAGGAGGAGAAGTTTGTTCCTACACAGTCACGCAAGGCAGCACCTGCCGCTACTTTGAAGCTCAACAGCAAGAACCTGTCCTCGCTCCAGAATGTCTCTGTCCCTACCTACAAGAGGCACGGCGTCAAGCAGGGTATCGTCCACGTTGGTGTTGGTGGTTTCCACCGCGCCCATCTTGCAGCTTATGTCGACACCCTCCTCGAACAGTTCAACGTCCAGGACTGGTCCATCTGTGGTGTTGACCTCCAGCCATTCGCCGCTCCTATGCGCGATGCTCTCAAGCCCCAAGACAACCTCTACACCATGATCGAGCGTGCCGCAGACGGTACCAGCGCCCGCGTCATTGGCAGTATCACCGACTACCTCTTTGCTCCTGACAGCGCCGAGGCTGTTATCGCCAAGATGGCCCACCCCGACACCCACATCGTTTCCATGACTGTCACCGAGAGCGGTTACTACATGAACGAAAACACCCACGAGCTCCAGATCGACCACCCAGACGTTGCCGCCGACCTTGCTGGTGAGCAGCCCGCACGCACCGTCTTCGGTTACCTCTATGCCGCCATGGCCAGGCGCCACGCAGCTGGTCTCCGCCCCTTCACCGTCCTCTCCTGCGACAACATGCAGAAGAACGGTGACATCAGCCGCAACATGCTTGTTTCGTTTGCCCGCCACGCCGGAAACAACGAGGTCGCCGACTGGATCGCCAGCAACGGTGCTTTCCCCAACAGCATGGTCGACCGTATCACTCCCCGTACCAACGACGAGGACAAGGTCAGCCTAGCCAAGAACTTTGGTGTTGAGGACGCATGGCCAGTCGTCACCGAGCCCTTCCACCAGTGGGTGCTCGAGGACAAGTTCGTCGATGGCCGCCCTCCTTTCGAGAAGGCCGGTGTCCAGATCGTTCCCGACGTCCACCAGGTCGAGGAGTACGAGATGATTAAGCTTCGTCTCCTCAACGGCAGCCACTCTGCCATGGGTTACGCTGGTCAGCTCGCTGGCTTCACCTACATCCACGAGGTCATCAGCCACCCCGTCTACCGCCAGTTCGTCATCAACATGATGCAGCAGGAGGTCAAGCCCCTTCTCCCCCAGATCCCCGGTGTCAGCGTCGACGACTACTGCAACACCCTTCTCGGTCGCTTCTCCAACCCCACCCTCAAGGATGAGCTCCCACGTATCTGCCTCGGCGGCAGCGGCAAGATCCCCCAGTTCATCATGCCCAGCATTGCCGAGCAGATCATCGCTGGTGGACCTCTCCGCCGCCTGACTCTCGTCGCCGCTGCATGGTTCCGCTACAACAAGGGTATCGACGATGCGGGCAACGCCTTCAAGGTCGACGACCCCATGGTTGAGGAACTCCAGGCCAAGGCCGCCGAGGGCCCCATTGCCCAGCTCCAGATCAAGAACCTCTTTGGTGACGACCTCCGCCAGGACAAGCGCTTCGTTCAAGAGCTGAAGACCGCTTTGGAGGGCTTGGAGCGTGAGGGTGCTCTCGCTATGATTGAGAAGTACGCTTAA
- a CDS encoding metal-dependent hydrolase related to alanyl-tRNA synthetase HxxxH domain protein codes for MSEPADPLAHRTIPLYQTQGQLYEHKTSLVSVQPLSSLPEETRALFKPASPASQGKDGEAGQEAQNAPEPHVLTVSETIFHAQGGGQPSDTGTMTTATTPPESGDKAKETTFTVSQVRSLPTGAILHMGFFPSSSPFTPPTHLRQAINIPLRTLHSRLHTAGHVIGLAVNTLIQRGDLPNTIADSKASHYPNAAYVTFTGSIPSTLAPTIQSTVDEMVAQDLPVSIFFWDEDRARRECYGVGDGAELKGDEMGVRVVEMGVS; via the exons ATGTCAGAACCCGCCGACCCCCTCGCCCACAGGACGATACCGCTCTACCAAACTCAAGGTCAACTGTACGAACACAAGACTAGTTTAGTCTCCGTACAGCCACTATCCTCTCTCCCTGAAGAGACCCGAGCGCTATTCAAACCAGCGTCGCCCGCTTCACAAGGAAAAGACGGAGAAGCAGGACAAGAAGCACAAAACGCGCCGGAACCGCATGTACTCACCGTCTCGGAAACGATTTTCCACGCCCAAGGTGGCGGACAACCATCAGACACAGGAACCATGACCACAGCTACAACACCCCCAGAAAGCGGAGACAAAGCAAAAGAAACGACCTTCACCGTCAGCCAAGTCCGCTCTCTCCCCACCGGCGCAATCCTCCACATGGGCTTCTTCCCTTCCTCCTCACCATTCACACCCCCAACCCACCTCCGCCAAGCCATCAACATCCCCCTCCGCACCCTGCACTCCCGCCTCCACACAGCCGGCCACGTAATCGGCCTCGCCGTAAATACGCTAATCCAACGCGGCGACCTCCCCAACACAATCGCAGACAGCAAAGCAAGCCACTATCCCAATGCCGCCTACGTAACTTTCACAGGCTCCATCCCGTCCACCCTGGCACCTACCATCCAATCCACCGTCGACGAAATGGTCGCGCAGGACCTCCCTGTCAGCATCTTCTTCTGGGATGAAGACAGGGCGAGGCGCGAGTGCTacggtgttggcgatggGGCCGAGTTGAAAGGGGATGAGATGGGTGTTAGGGTTGTGGAGATGGGGG TTAGCTAG
- a CDS encoding BetA, Choline dehydrogenase and related flavoprotein, with amino-acid sequence MRSFTKQTSTCLLLSLSSLFSLTTATPQAEFNEEYDFVIAGGGTAGLVLANRLTESGKFTVLVLEAGPSPEQVLAYESPGGNQFLKGSLIEWGFTTTPQEHLGNRTLQYLRGRGLGGSSAINGLYYARGSASVYDSWVEAGNNGWGWNDIYHYFKKSTKINPPALSPELSQFTMKYKTYEPTAYGDGPLQLNFQGYVAPSTEAFVVACSEAANIPIVQDLNLGNSEGVKHGTITMDDKLRRSSSYDSFYKQAANRTNLKVLHDAPVSGLIMDTTGSKPRAIGVNYIEQRTALVNRVRARKEVIVSLGAFQSPQLLITSGIGPKAELEKHAITPVVINENVGQHLNDHSVFSIMARVQDGASTTDMSRNASSLRAAQNLFYTNLTGQYTAPSGVTNGFQKFSEQQLRDMNATAVIDAGLTNQTHVEYLFESVWYPWIPTPFYAPRGNESYMSLTASSMVQLSRGSITLRSGSMSDLPLVNSNYYADPTDAAIAIESFKYLRAMLRHPALSQFTIGPNSGEVSPGPAVADDDHEAILKYVKANTIPNWHATGTVRMLPEDKGGVVDERLRVYGVDGLRVIDCSIVPILPDANILASIYMVAEKGADMVREDNGDERTY; translated from the exons ATGCGGTCCTTTACCAAACAGACGTCTACTTGCCTATTGCTTTCGCTTTCCTCGCTATTCTCATTGACAACAGCAACGCCCCAGGCTGAGTTCAATGAGGAGTATGACTTCGTCATCGCGGGTG GAGGAACAGCTGGTTTGGTTCTAGCGAATCGCCTGACGGAGTCCGGCAAGTTCACAGTACTCGTACTGGAAGCTGGACCCAGTCCCGAGCAAGTCCTCGCATACGAATCACCAGGAGGCAACCAGTTTCTCAAGGGCAGCTTGATCGAATGGGGCTTCACTACCACTCCGCAAGAGCACTTGGGCAACCGTACTCTACAGTACCTTCGTGGACGTGGTCTCGGTGGCTCTAGCGCGATCAACGGTCTCTACTACGCCCGAGGTTCAGCCAGTGTATATGACAGCTGGGTCGAGGCTGGAAACAACGGATGGGGCTGGAACGATATTTACCATTACTTCAAGAAGAGCACCAAGATCAACCCGCCAGCCTTGTCACCAGAGCTCTCTCAATTTACGATGAAGTACAAGACGTATGAACCCACTGCCTACGGAGACGGGCCCCTGCAGCTCAACTTCCAAGGCTATGTTGCACCTTCTACTGAAGCGTTCGTCGTTGCATGCTCTGAAGCTGCGAATATTCCTATCGTTCAAGATTTGAACCTTGGAAATAGTGAAGGTGTCAAGCACGGCACCATCACGATGGACGATAAACTCAGGAGAAGCTCGAGCTACGACAGTTTCTACAAGCAAGCTGCTAACCGGACCAATCTCAAAGTCCTGCACGACGCACCTGTTTCTGGACTTATCATGGACACTACAGGTAGCAAGCCTCGTGCTATCGGCGTCAACTACATTGAACAGCGTACCGCCTTGGTCAACCGAGTCCGAGCTCGCAAGGAAGTCATTGTCAGCTTGGGTGCTTTCCAATCACCCCAGCTACTCATTACCTCCGGCATTGGCCCCAAAGCAGAGCTTGAGAAGCACGCCATCACACCCGTTGTCATCAACGAGAATGTTGGTCAGCACCTCAACGACCACTCCGTCTTCAGCATCATGGCCCGGGTCCAAGACGGCGCCTCAACCACCGACATGTCGCGCAACGCCAGTAGCCTACGCGCCGCCCAGAATCTCTTCTACACCAACCTAACAGGTCAGTACACCGCGCCCTCGGGTGTAACCAACGGCTTCCAAAAGTTCTCTGAGCAACAACTCCGCGACATGAACGCAACTGCCGTCATCGATGCCGGTCTCACCAACCAAACGCACGTCGAGTACCTATTCGAGAGTGTGTGGTACCCGTGGATCCCAACACCATTCTATGCGCCCCGGGGTAACGAATCCTACATGTCCCTCACTGCATCCAGCATGGTGCAGCTCTCGCGCGGTTCAATCACACTACGCTCAGGCTCAATGTCAGACTTGCCCCTCGTCAACAGCAACTACTACGCCGACCCCACCGACGCCGCGATCGCTATTGAGTCCTTCAAGTACCTCCGTGCCATGCTGCGCCACCCGGCCCTGTCGCAATTCACCATCGGCCCCAACTCCGGCGAAGTCAGCCCCGGCCCTGCCGTCGCGGACGATGACCACGAGGCTATCCTCAAGTACGTCAAGGCAAACACTATCCCTAACTGGCACGCTACTGGCACCGTTCGCATGTTGCCAGAGGACAAGGGTGGTGTGGTAGACGAGAGGTTGAGGGTCTATGGTGTTGATGGCTTGAGGGTTATTGACTGCAGTATCGTTCCTATTCTGCCTGATGCCAACATCTTGGCAAGTATCTACATGGTTGCTGAGAAGGGTGCGGATATGGTGAGAGAGGACAACGGAGATGAGAGGACCTATTAG